A single region of the Raphanus sativus cultivar WK10039 chromosome 1, ASM80110v3, whole genome shotgun sequence genome encodes:
- the LOC108845011 gene encoding tryptophan aminotransferase-related protein 1-like, protein MKIKERCVVVIPGWELMSYFSDTTNVCWFLQQDLAEAIKALHREIGNAATEERYIVVGTGSSQLCQAAWFALSSLSEAKPLSIVAAVPYYSTYEEQASYVQSQLYKWEGEARTFNKPGPYIEMVTSPNNPDGTIREPVVNRGGKVIYDLAYYWPHYTPITRRQDQDLMLFTFSKIAGHAGSRIGWALVKDIEVAKKMVQYITINSIGVSKESQIRATTILNELTKTCRIKSESFFEYGYEKIKSRWERLRWVVDKTGDTFTLPNYPQAFCNFFGKNNSTFPAFAWLGCKEENDLERLLKEKKVLTRGGDRCGSDKKYVRVNMIGPNEDFEEFLHRLLTIRNPNCFEP, encoded by the exons ATGAAGATAAAGGAGAGGTGTGTTGTGGTGATACCAGGATGGGAACTGATGAGCTACTTTAGCGATACGACGAACGTGTGTTGGTTCCTGCAGCAAGATCTTGCTGAGGCGATCAAGGCGTTGCACCGTGAGATCGGCAATGCAGCGACTGAAGAACGCTACATCGTGGTGGGTACGGGCTCTTCACAGCTTTGTCAAGCCGCTTGGTTTGcactttcttctctctctgaGGCGAAGCCTCTCAGCATTGTCGCCGCGGTTCCTTACTACTCC ACATACGAGGAGCAGGCATCGTATGTTCAGTCGCAGCTGTACAAGTGGGAAGGAGAGGCAAGAACGTTCAACAAACCCGGACCGTACATCGAGATGGTGACATCACCGAACAATCCTGATGGGACCATCAGAGAGCCGGTGGTGAACCGGGGTGGGAAAGTGATATACGACCTTGCGTATTACTGGCCACACTACACTCCCATCACTCGCCGTCAAGACCAAGACCttatgctcttcaccttctctaAGATCGCCGGTCACGCTGGGTCCCGCATCGG GTGGGCGTTAGTGAAGGATATAGAGGTGGCCAAGAAGATGGTGCAATACATAACCATCAACTCCATTGGTGTGTCAAAGGAGTCACAGATTCGAGCCACCACGATCCTCAACGAACTCACCAAAACTTGTCGCATCAAATCGGAGAGCTTCTTCGAGTATGGTTACGAGAAGATAAAATCAAGGTGGGAGAGACTACGCTGGGTCGTAGATAAGACCGGTGACACATTCACTCTACCTAATTACCCTCAAGCCTTTTGCAACTTCTTTGGCAAAAACAACTCCACTTTTCCTG CGTTTGCATGGCTGGGGTGTAAAGAAGAGAACGATCTGGAAAGACTCTTGAAAGAAAAGAAGGTTTTGACAAGAGGGGGAGACCGATGTGGCAGTGATAAGAAGTACGTGCGCGTCAACATGATTGGCCCCAACGAAGACTTTGAAGAGTTTCTTCACAGACTTCTCACCATCAGGAATCCTAACTGCTTTGAAccttaa
- the LOC130496907 gene encoding uncharacterized protein LOC130496907 produces the protein MEHIVLVCGKWKVEKTRWLFEVDNERGSILVAANENTRFEDFVEIIFEDYEVDFADYDLELRYVLPKRNLQKQSIDTPPVKIGNDRQFHAFLGLYKDENVRICVEFKAKKIAGERAAEDQKQPKERDELLCEDEEDTAEEGDRFDYCDDSDGETSDDENFTTYGIPPDHVEEVQGSCTNMLYAQVLKTQERESPMSLLDLRSFKFAVGQSYDSKDALETRLKIYSVVQRFDFDVDKSTKKLFRVKCWLEGCTWNLRASPVGESSKFTIRVYVDEHTCSVTERPSRSRQATPDILGLLYKDYVGGVEPSVLPSHVSTAMNMSFRIKMDYWKARRTLQAARDLVMGTSESGYQELPTYLHKIGMSNPGTLTRLEVDTNNRFKYLFLAFGASITGFPFMRKVVVVDGTFLQGKYKGTLLIATSQDGNFQIFPIAFAVVDTENDESWTWFFRQLSRVIPDDEGLALISDRHKSIEKAIAVVYPLASRGICTYHLYKNILLRYRGRDLFGFVKKAANSFRLTDFQATFERIKEINPDLHAYLERADVRKWARAHFRGDRYNLLTSNIAESINRALSGARSLPIVHLLESIRLMMTRWFATRKHDAELMKTSLTRGVEKMLEVRNFQSDFVSR, from the exons ATGGAACACATAGTTCTCGTCTGTGGGAAGTGGAAAGTTGAGAAAACTAGGTGGTTATTTGAAGTAGACAACGAGCGAGGGAGCATATTGGTTGCTGCGAATGAAAACACTCGATTTGAGGATTTTGTTGAAATTATATTTGAGGATTACGAAGTTGATTTTGCAGATTACGATTTGGAACTGAGGTACGTTTTGCCGAAGCGGAATCTACAAAAACAAAGCATCGATACACCACCTGTGAAAATAGGAAACGATAGGCAGTTTCATGCATTCTTGGGTCTCTACAAAGACGAGAACGTTCGAATATGTGTGGAGTTTAAAGCGAAAAAAATTGCTGGGGAAAGAGCTGCGGAAGATCAGAAACAACCCAAAGAAAGAGATGAACTATTGTGTGAAGACGAAGAAGATACAGCCGAAGAGGGTGATCGATTCGATTACTGTGATGATTCTGATGGAGAAACATCCGATGATGAAAACTTTACCACATACGGGATTCCACCAGACCATGTAGAAGAGGTCCAAGGATCTTGTACAAATATGCTTTATGCGCAAGTCCTTAAAACACAAGAAAGAGAGTCTCCAATGAGTTTATTAGATTTGCGCTCATTCAAATTTGCAGTGGGGCAGAGTTACGATTCAAAAGATGCATTGGAGACACGTCTGAAGATATATTCAGTTGTCCAACGTTTCGATTTTGATGTGGATAAATCTACAAAGAAATTGTTTCGTGTAAAATGTTGGCTAGAAGGTTGTACGTGGAATCTTAGAGCTTCACCAGTAGGTGAGTCTTCAAAGTTTACTATCCGAGTATATGTAGATGAACATACCTGCTCTGTTACAGAACGTCCATCTCGCTCCAGACAAGCTACTCCTGATATTCTTGGACTCTTGTACAAAGACTATGTTGGTGGGGTTGAACCATCTGTTTTGCCAAGTCATGTCTCTACTGCTATGAATATGAGCTTCAGAATCAAG ATGGATTACTGGAAAGCTCGTCGTACACTTCAAGCTGCTAGAGATCTCGTAATGGGTACTTCAGAGAGTGGATATCAGGAATTACCTACTTACCTGCACAAGATCGGAATGTCAAATCCAGGAACTTTAACTCGATTGGAAGTTGATACAAACAACAGATTTAAGTACTTATTCCTTGCATTCGGTGCTAGCATTACTGGCTTTCCATTTATGAGGAAGGTTGTGGTGGTTGATGGAACGTTTCTGCAAGGAAAATACAAAGGAACGCTTCTGATTGCAACATCACAGGATGGTaattttcaaatctttccaatTGCGTTTGCTGTCGTTGACACAGAAAATGATGAATCATGGACATGGTTTTTCCGCCAACTCAGCCGTGTGATACCAGATGATGAAGGATTAGCGTTAATCTCAGACAGGCACAAGTCAATAGAGAAAGCTATTGCAGTGGTCTATCCATTGGCAAGCAGGGGAATTTGCACGTACCacttatataaaaacatcttgTTACGATACAGAGGGCGTGATTTATTTGGATTTGTGAAAAAAGCCGCCAACTCTTTTAGGTTAACTGACTTTCAAGCAACCTTcgagagaatcaaagagataaaTCCAGATTTGCATGCTTACTTGGAACGTGCTGATGTACGTAAGTGGGCACGAGCTCATTTTAGAGGTGATAGATATAACCTCCTTACAAGTAACATAGCTGAATCAATAAACAGAGCTTTGTCGGGTGCTAGAAGCTTGCCTATTGTTCACCTTTTAGAGTCAATCCGATTAATGATGACACGCTGGTTTGCAACAAGAAAACATGACGCTGAGTTGATGAAAACCTCTCTTACTCGTGGTGTAGAGAAGATGTTGGAGGTAAGAAATTTTCAATCAGATTTTGTGTCTCGTTAG
- the LOC108861859 gene encoding F-box protein At2g38590-like, whose amino-acid sequence MTKISDLPINLVEEILYRVPVKNMREVRLTCKDWDTLSKSRSFSKMHSAVRREVESMMIVLMDFNLYLTKVVLSDNEDPIIEYKGKLNKQIKISQAFHCDGLLLCVLEDDDTKAIVWNPYWGQTRSIEFRFSHRTYRRERFSYALGYEDKGSCRSYKFLRFIDQYVDYATREQFVWYEIYDFDSSSWKTLDITPHWRILCKQPGVFLKGNTYWPASQRNYTEEDVLDDHIICFNFPSESFGHLLRLPFDAGHHDYVTLSCVREEKLAVLLTHNEAGPMEFEIWITT is encoded by the coding sequence ATGACGAAGATCTCTGATCTTCCAATAAATTTGGTAGAGGAGATTCTCTATAGGGTCCCTGTTAAAAATATGAGAGAAGTTCGATTAACTTGCAAAGACTGGGACACTTTATCCAAAAGCCGAAGCTTTTCAAAGATGCATAGCGCAGTAAGAAGGGAAGTTGAGTCTATGATGATCGTACTGATGGATTTCAACCTATATCTCACCAAGGTTGTTCTCTCGGACAATGAAGATCCAATCATAGAGTATAAAGGTAAACttaacaaacaaatcaaaatatctCAAGCTTTCCACTGTGATGGTTTATTGCTATGTGTCTTGGAAGATGATGATACCAAAGCTATTGTTTGGAATCCCTATTGGGGTCAAACAAGGTCGATAGAATTTAGATTTTCTCACCGCACATATAGACGGGAAAGGTTCAGTTACGCTCTCGGATACGAGGACAAGGGCTCTTGTCGTAGTTACAAATTCTTGAGGTTTATAGATCAGTACGTTGACTATGCGACGAGAGAGCAGTTTGTATGGTATGAGATTTACGATTTCGACTCTAGTTCATGGAAGACTCTTGATATCACTCCACACTGGCGTATACTATGTAAACAGCCTGGCGTGTTTCTAAAAGGAAACACTTACTGGCCTGCTTCACAAAGGAATTACACAGAAGAAGACGTGCTTGACGATCACATAATCTGCTTCAATTTTCCAAGTGAGAGTTTTGGTCATCTTCTGCGCCTGCCGTTTGACGCTGGGCATCATGACTATGTGACTTTATCATGTGTTAGAGAAGAGAAGCTTGCAGTTTTACTTACTCACAACGAAGCAGGTCCAATGGAGTTTGAGATATGGATTACTACTTAG
- the LOC108856981 gene encoding F-box protein At2g38590-like, which translates to MTKISDLPISLVEEILCRVSVKNMREVRSTCKEWDTLSRSRSFSKMHIDKISAVREGESMIIAMIDYNLYLKKVVLVVNEDPVVECKGKLNKQIKISQVFHCDGLLLCVLKDDATKAIVWNPYSGQTRSIEFRFSHRQNGRDMFSYALGYEDKGSGRSYKFLRFIEYYDDYETRDEFVWYEIYDFDSSTWKTLDVTPQWRVCQPGVSLKGNTYWPALQSYPEYYVIDHIICFDFTSESFGPLLRLPFSAGHGDYVTLSCVREEKLAVLLTHDEGGPLEFDIWISTKIEAEKVLWSKFLRVETETGVYALVNCESFFIDEEKKVAMGIDEEAYSRTFNIVGEAGYLKELELVEGLRGNINCRAMAYSYVQSLVQIKQPAAGGKRKRQSDLEKQRFDQNMSRLVALKKRGMV; encoded by the exons ATGACGAAGATCTCCGACCTTCCAATAAGTTTGGTAGAGGAGATTCTCTGTAGGGTCTCCGTTAAAAATATGAGAGAGGTTCGATCAACTTGCAAAGAGTGGGACACTTTATCCAGAAGCCGAAGCTTTTCAAAGATGCATATTGACAAAATAAGCGCAGTAAGGGAAGGTGAGTCTATGATCATCGCAATGATAGATTACAATCTGTATCTCAAGAAGGTCGTTCTCGTGGTCAATGAAGATCCAGTCGTAGAGTGTAAAGGTAAACttaacaaacaaatcaaaatatctCAAGTTTTCCACTGTGACGGTTTATTGCTATGCGTCTTAAAAGATGATGCTACCAAAGCTATTGTTTGGAATCCCTATTCGGGTCAAACAAGGTCGATAGAATTTAGATTTTCTCACCGCCAAAACGGACGGGACATGTTCAGTTACGCTCTAGGATACGAGGACAAGGGCTCTGGTCGTAGTTACAAATTCTTGAGGTTTATAGAATACTACGATGACTATGAGACCAGAGACGAATTTGTCTGGTATGAGATTTATGATTTCGACTCTAGTACATGGAAGACTCTTGATGTCACTCCACAATGGCGAGTTTGTCAGCCTGGCGTGTCTCTCAAAGGAAACACTTACTGGCCTGCTTTACAAAGTTACCCAGAATATTACGTGATTGATCACATAATCTGTTTCGATTTTACAAGTGAGAGTTTTGGTCCCCTTCTGCGTCTCCCTTTTAGCGCTGGGCATGGTGACTATGTTACTTTATCATGTGTTAGAGAAGAGAAGCTTGCTGTTTTACTTACTCACGACGAAGGAGGTCCATTGGAGTTTGACATATGGATTAGTACTAAGATTGAGGCCGAAAAGGTGTTGTGGAGCAAGTTCTTGAGAGTGGAAACGGAAACGGGAGTTTACGCTCTGGTGAATTGTGAGAGTTTCTTCATTGATGAGGAGAAGAAGGTTGCCATGGGCATTGATGAAGAAGCCTACTCCAGAACATTTAACATCGTTGGAGAGGCTGGATACTTAAAAGAGCTGGAACTCGTAGAAGGTTTACGCGGTAACATAAACTGTAGGGCAATGGCGTACTCTTATGTTCAAAGCCTAGTGCAAATTAAGCAACCTGCTGCAGGAG GTAAAAGGAAACGCCAAAGTGACTTAGAAAAGCAACGATTTGATCAAAACATGTCGAGACTTGTTGCACTTAAAAAGCGTGGGATGGTTTAG
- the LOC108811010 gene encoding LOW QUALITY PROTEIN: F-box/kelch-repeat protein At4g33290 (The sequence of the model RefSeq protein was modified relative to this genomic sequence to represent the inferred CDS: deleted 2 bases in 1 codon): MAEGKSTIFATPVNHADMIVTSSRHKSIPIETTISDLPVNLVEEILSRVPLKNMREVRLTCKGWDTLSKSRSFSKMHIDKLSTVKEGESLIIAMVDYNLYLMTVVLGGTDEDPFVECQGRLTCLDKQIKISQVFHCDGLLLCLSEDAILWNPYLGQTRSIEFPCTHCPHRWNRFTYALGYEEKGSSCRGYKLLRFIDIYDDYRPTHQYSCYEIYDFDSSTWKTLDITPHWRIKFGLPGVSLKGNTYWPASPRNIKENTLDDHMICFDFSSESFGPLLRLPFDAGGDEGYATLSSVREEKLAVLLTRNEVDPFECEIWVSTKIEAEKVSWIKFLKVETEMGFNAMVDCVSFFIDEEKKVAMGYSETLNIVGEDGYLKELELVERDGRDVNYCIPMVCSYVPSLVQIKQPSPGGQRKQRGDLEKLSQRYDQNMSRLAAIENRSSV; encoded by the exons ATGGCCGAAGGGAAAAGCACAATCTTCGCCACTCCAGTCAACCACGCCGACATGATCGTCACTTCGTCGCGCCACAAGTCAATCCCGATTGAAACAACGATCTCCGATCTTCCGGTAAATTTGGTGGAGGAGATTCTCTCTAGGGTTCCCTTGAAAAATATGAGAGAAGTTCGATTAACTTGCAAAGGGTGGGACACTTTATCAAAGAGTCGAAGCTTTTCAAAGATGCATATTGATAAGCTAAGCACTGTAAAGGAAGGTGAGTCTCTGATAATCGCAATGGTGGATTACAATCTTTATCTCATGACGGTCGTTCTGGGGGGAACCGATGAGGATCCATTCGTAGAGTGCCAAGGTAGACTTACTTGCCTAGACAAACAAATCAAGATATCTCAAGTTTTCCACTGCGATGGTTTATTGTTATGCCTCTCTGAAGATGCTATCCTTTGGAATCCATATTTGGGTCAAACTAGGTCGATAGAGTTTCCATGCACTCACTGCCCACACAGATGGAACAGGTTCACATACGCCCTCGGATACGAGGAGAAAGGCTCATCTTGTCGTGGCTACAAATTATTGAGGTTTATAGACATCTATGACGATTATAGACCTACACACCAGTATTCATGTTATGAGATTTACGATTTCGACTCTAGTACATGGAAGACTCTTGATATCACTCCACATTGGCGTATAAAATTTGGATTGCCTGGCGTGTCTCTCAAAGGAAACACTTACTGGCCTGCTTCACCAAGGAACATAAAAGAAAACACGCTTGACGATCACATGATCTGTTTCGATTTCTCAAGTGAGAGTTTTGGTCCGCTTCTGCGTCTCCCGTTTGACGCTGGTGGTGATGAAGGCTATGCGACTTTATCAAGTGTTAGAGAAGAGAAGCTTGCGGTTTTACTTACCCGCAACGAAGTAGATCCGTTTGAGTGTGAGATATGGGTTAGCACTAAGATTGAGGCCGAAAAGGTGTCTTGGATCAAGTTCTTGAAAGTGGAAACGGAAATGGGATTTAACGCTATGGTTGATTGTGTGAGTTTCTTCATTGACGAGGAGAAGAAAGTCGCTATGGGTTACTCCGAAACATTGAACATTGTCGGAGAGGATGGATACTTGAAAGAGCTGGAGCTCGTGGAACGTGATGGCAGAGACGTAAACTACTGTATCCCGATGGTGTGCTCTTATGTGCCAAGCCTAGTGCAAATCAAGCAACCTTCTCCAGGAGGTCAAAGGAAACAACGAGGCGACTTAGAAAAG CTAAGTCAACGATATGATCAAAACATGTCCAGACTTGCCGCTATTGAAAATCGTAGCAGTGTGTGA
- the LOC108810997 gene encoding F-box protein At5g41490-like: MAEELVLKGTVCAMGTPVNKAEMIVTSSRDKSVQIETVTKISDLPVNLVEEILSRVPLKYMREVRLTCKEWDSLSKSRSFSKMRIDKLSTVKEGESLMIAMMDYNLYLTRVVLGGTDEDPFVECQGRLTCLDKQIKISEFFHCDGLLLCVLRDDLTKYIVWNPYLGQTRSIEARDSHLPDICPWTWFKYGLGYEDKGSSCRGYKLLRSIDIYYDNRPTHQCSCYEIYDFDSSTWKTLDITPNWYILSYPGGVSIKGNTYWPASQSRKEDLPQDHIICFDFKSESFGPLMRLPFDAKHADDVTLSCVREEKLAVLLTRNEAGLLEFETMEYEIWISNKIEAEKVSWTKFLTVETGLYLLSASSSFFIDEEKKVAMSYYKTFNIVGEDGYLKMLKLGECLGGTDRNCSLNVWSYVPSLVQIKQPAVRGKRKQHKDLEAQVDMISKEEMLVSVNKA; the protein is encoded by the coding sequence ATGGCCGAAGAGCTCGTCTTGAAAGGCACAGTGTGCGCCATGGGCACTCCCGTCAACAAGGCCGAGATGATCGTCACTTCTTCGCGCGACAAGTCAGTCCAGATTGAAACAGTGACGAAGATCTCCGATCTTCCTGTAAATTTGGTAGAAGAGATTCTGTCTAGGGTTCCCTTGAAATATATGAGAGAAGTTCGGTTAACTTGCAAAGAGTGGGACTCTTTATCCAAAAGTCGAAGCTTTTCAAAGATGCGTATTGATAAACTAAGCACTGTAAAGGAAGGTGAGTCTCTGATGATCGCAATGATGGATTACAATCTTTATCTCACGAGGGTCGTTCTAGGCGGCACCGATGAAGATCCATTCGTAGAGTGCCAAGGTAGACTTACTTGCCTAGACAAACAAATCAAGATATCTGAATTTTTCCACTGCGATGGTTTATTGTTATGCGTCTTGAGAGATGATCTTAccaaatatattgtttggaatcCGTATTTGGGTCAAACTAGGTCCATAGAGGCTAGAGACTCTCACCTTCCAGACATTTGCCCCTGGACCTGGTTCAAATACGGTCTCGGATACGAGGACAAAGGCTCATCTTGTCGTGGCTACAAATTATTGAGGTCTATAGACATCTATTATGATAATAGACCTACACACCAGTGTTCATGTTATGAGATTTACGATTTCGACTCTAGTACATGGAAGACTCTTGACATCACTCCAAACTGGTATATACTATCTTATCCCGGTGGCGTGTCTATCAAAGGAAACACCTACTGGCCTGCTTCACAAAGTAGAAAAGAAGACTTGCCTCAGGATCACATTATCTGTTTCGATTTTAAAAGTGAGAGTTTTGGTCCTCTTATGCGTCTCCCGTTTGACGCTAAGCATGCTGACGATGTGACTTTATCATGTGTTAGAGAAGAGAAACTTGCTGTTTTACTCACTCGCAACGAAGCAGGTCTATTGGAGTTTGAGACAATGGAGTATGAGATATGGATCAGTAATAAGATTGAGGCCGAAAAGGTGTCGTGGACCAAGTTCTTGACAGTGGAAACGGGACTTTACCTTCTGAGTGCAAGTTCTAGTTTCTTTATCGACGAGGAGAAGAAAGTCGCCATGAGTTACTATAAAACATTTAACATTGTTGGAGAGGATGGATACTTAAAAATGCTAAAACTCGGAGAATGTTTAGGTGGCACAGACAGAAACTGTAGCCTAAACGTGTGGTCTTATGTTCCAAGCCTAGTGCAAATCAAGCAACCTGCTGTTCGAGGCAAAAGGAAACAACACAAGGACTTAGAAGCGCAAGTAGACATGATATCAAAAGAAGAAATGTTAGTCTCAGTTAACAAAGCTTAG
- the LOC108810986 gene encoding uncharacterized protein LOC108810986: protein MIQWFVVTALQLAELSVSSVVHMMYGLYIFSSAVAGDLTQTLTESIFKAKTAVEVKRIDQGKTTTTQVNDLPPIVLVHGIFGFGKGRLGGLSYFAGAEKKDERVLVPDLGSLTSVHDRARELFYYLKGGRVDYGEEHSKACGHSQFGRFYEKGEYQEWDEDHPIHFVGHSAGAQVVRVLQQMLADKMFSGYENTNENWVLSLTSLSGALNGTTRTYLDGISPEDGKSLKLISLLQICKLGVIMYDWIDIPWLKSYYNFGFDHFNMSWKKTGLRGLVDCLLGNAGPFASYGDWILPDLSIQGSVKLNANLKTFPNTFYFSYATKRTRKPLGMMTVPSGVMGIHPLLFIRVLQMSQWRFPRDLPLPYKGYRDEDWQDNDGALNTISMTHPRIPVEHSNLIVHSDSDCLPLQPGIWYYKIVEADHILFIVNRERAGVEFDLIYDSIFERCRKHVFRKSPQTLPNEAQQQLGGDQED, encoded by the exons atGATTCAATGGTTTGTTGTAACTGCTCTCCAGCTAGCAGAGCTGTCAGTGAGCTCCGTCGTTCACATGATGTACGGTCTTTACATATTCAGCTCCGCCGTCGCCGGAGATCTCACACAGACGCTGACCGAGTCAATCTTCAAGGCTAAAACCGCCGTCGAAGTCAAACGGATTGACCAAGGGAAGACGACGACGACGCAAGTCAATGATCTGCCTCCTATTGTTTTAGTCCATGGCATTTTCGGATTTGGGAAAGGA AGATTAGGTGGGTTGTCATATTTTGCTGGAGCTGAGAAGAAGGACGAGAGAGTGTTGGTGCCTGATTTGGGGTCTTTGACGAGTGTTCACGATAG ggCAAGAGAGTTGTTTTATTACTTGAAAGGTGGAAGAGTTGATTATGGTGAAGAACATAGTAAAGCTTGTGGGCATTCTCAGTTTGGTCGTTTCTATGAGAAAG GGGAGTATCAAGAATGGGATGAAGATCATCCTATTCACTTTGTTGGTCACTCTGCTGGTGCTCAAGTTGTTCGTGTGTTGCAGCAAATGCTCGCTGACaag ATGTTTAGTGGTTACGAGAACACAAACGAGAACTGGGTTTTGAGTTTAACATCCTTATCAGGAGCATTAAACGGGACTACTCGAACCTACCTTGATGGAATATC GCCAGAGGACGGGAAGTCCCTCAAACTCATCTCTCTCCTTCAGATTTGTAAGCTTGGAGTCATAATGTACGACTGGATCGACATCCCTTGGCTTAAATCCTATTACAACTTCGGGTTCGACCATTTCAACATGTCCTGGAAGAAGACAGGTTTACGCGGTCTCGTCGATTGCCTCCTTGGCAACGCAGGTCCCTTTGCCTCATATGGTGACTGGATCCTGCCTGACCTCTCTATCCAAGGGTCGGTGAAGCTCAATGCTAATCTCAAGACTTTCCCAAACACGTTCTACTTCAGCTACGCGACCAAGCGTACTAGAAAGCCTCTTGGGATGATGACCGTTCCTTCGGGTGTGATGGGGATCCATCCTCTGCTTTTCATCCGTGTGTTGCAGATGAGTCAGTGGCGGTTCCCTCGTGACTTACCTCTGCCTTATAAGGGTTACAG agATGAAGATTGGCAGGACAATGATGGAGCGTTGAATACTATATCCATGACTCACCCTAGAATACCTGTTGAACATTCTAATCTCATTGTTCATAGTGACTCAGATTGTCTTCCTCTCCAACCAGGCATTTG GTACTACAAGATCGTGGAGGCGGATCATATTCTATTCATAGTGAACCGAGAGAGAGCAGGCGTGGAGTTTGATTTGATCTACGACAGTATCTTTGAACGGTGCAGGAAACATGTGTTCAGGAAGAGCCCTCAGACATTGCCGAATGAAGCTCAACAGCAGCTAGGAGGAGACCAAGAAGATTAG